One window of Pectobacterium carotovorum genomic DNA carries:
- a CDS encoding tail protein X: MHLEHITTQGERWDTLSYRYYGDPLGYPRIIAANPHVPIVPLLPSGIVVLIPIIAQAEASKAEDTPPWLR, from the coding sequence ATGCACCTTGAACATATCACCACACAGGGTGAACGGTGGGATACCTTGTCCTATCGGTATTACGGCGATCCGCTTGGCTACCCACGTATTATTGCCGCTAACCCGCATGTCCCCATTGTGCCGCTGTTGCCATCGGGTATTGTGGTGCTGATTCCGATTATTGCACAGGCTGAGGCCAGTAAAGCGGAGGACACCCCACCATGGCTGCGTTAA
- a CDS encoding phage late control D family protein, producing the protein MAALTEEPTLFSPAVSNVLQPAFTLWYQQKDITNDIAPYVTSVTYTDSIKNESDSIEVRLDDTDGRWMDKWYPGTGDTLSLKLGYLGETLFNCGTFSIDEIEVSGPPSEVMIRGVATSVNRALRTKSNRGFEDTTLAAIATRIAKKHQLMLVGMIQIIKIDRVTQYAETDVAFLKRLASEYGYVVKVVSDQLIFSHLATLRNQASVRQIKPTDVARFSLSDTISHVYKNAKTKYQKGSEKKLMVYEANGGANNEMKSAGAETSADTLKVNVRAADASGARMKTDAALDAHNEKQQKGSMTLMGSPQLAAGNKVELVSFGQLSGHWLIESARHVLERSSGYTTEIGLIRGPITAGKRKSDSGKTVVTYHPDGSQTTRTVKSKKEVLP; encoded by the coding sequence ATGGCTGCGTTAACGGAAGAACCAACACTGTTTTCTCCTGCAGTGTCGAACGTCCTGCAACCGGCGTTTACCCTGTGGTATCAGCAAAAAGACATCACCAACGATATCGCGCCATATGTCACCAGCGTGACGTATACCGACAGCATTAAGAACGAATCGGATTCGATTGAGGTCAGGCTCGATGATACCGACGGCCGCTGGATGGATAAGTGGTATCCCGGTACGGGCGATACGTTATCGCTCAAATTAGGCTATCTCGGTGAAACGCTGTTTAACTGCGGCACTTTCTCGATTGATGAGATTGAGGTTAGTGGACCGCCCAGCGAAGTCATGATTCGAGGTGTCGCGACATCGGTCAATCGTGCGTTACGAACCAAATCAAACCGCGGTTTTGAGGATACGACGTTAGCCGCCATTGCGACGCGTATCGCGAAAAAGCATCAGTTGATGCTCGTGGGGATGATTCAGATCATCAAGATCGATCGCGTTACGCAATATGCGGAAACCGATGTCGCTTTTCTAAAGCGGCTCGCCAGTGAATATGGCTATGTCGTGAAAGTGGTCAGCGACCAGCTGATTTTTTCCCATCTGGCAACGTTGCGTAATCAGGCGTCTGTTCGACAAATTAAGCCAACGGACGTCGCGCGTTTTTCACTGAGCGACACGATCAGCCACGTCTATAAAAACGCCAAGACGAAATATCAGAAAGGGAGTGAAAAGAAACTGATGGTTTATGAAGCCAACGGTGGCGCGAACAACGAAATGAAGTCTGCCGGTGCTGAGACCAGTGCGGATACGTTGAAAGTTAACGTGCGCGCGGCGGATGCTTCTGGAGCGAGGATGAAAACGGATGCTGCATTGGATGCGCACAACGAAAAGCAACAAAAAGGGTCGATGACGCTGATGGGCAGCCCGCAGTTGGCGGCGGGGAATAAAGTGGAGCTGGTGTCGTTCGGCCAACTTTCCGGCCATTGGCTGATCGAGTCGGCTCGCCATGTTCTGGAGCGTAGCAGTGGCTACACCACGGAGATTGGGCTGATTCGCGGGCCGATTACGGCGGGTAAGCGAAAGTCGGATAGCGGAAAAACGGTAGTGACTTACCACCCAGATGGCAGCCAGACAACACGGACTGTCAAGAGTAAAAAGGAGGTGTTGCCATGA
- a CDS encoding GPW/gp25 family protein, protein MKTQSVFWQPALQRPGDIVEGTADIMQAIHIILRTPCGSDPHRPDFGSNLHLYLDYPIDRAIPHVVRESVEAIKRWEPRCQLLAVKPSVNGAHLTLHVSWKTANGATQTTELLWR, encoded by the coding sequence ATGAAAACTCAATCTGTTTTTTGGCAACCGGCGCTGCAACGTCCCGGCGACATCGTCGAAGGAACGGCAGATATCATGCAGGCGATTCACATCATCCTGCGGACACCCTGCGGCAGCGACCCACATCGGCCTGACTTTGGTAGCAATCTACATCTGTATCTCGATTATCCGATCGATCGTGCGATCCCGCATGTCGTCAGGGAATCGGTAGAAGCGATCAAACGATGGGAACCTCGCTGCCAGCTACTGGCGGTTAAACCTTCTGTGAATGGGGCTCACCTGACGCTGCACGTTAGCTGGAAAACCGCTAACGGCGCGACACAGACCACGGAGTTGTTATGGCGCTGA
- a CDS encoding phage baseplate assembly protein V, with protein sequence MSLSRRIGTISAVDEARVMVRVRLPECDNLRTAWLPVLQRNTQNNKDYWLPDIGEQVEVLLDDNGEDGLVLGAIYSAADVPMLADKDKRAVTFADGAHIEYDRRTHTLTINGGVQHIAISSGVDVVVNAQRVTINAPETTVTGKLLVQGQLTYESGMSGSGGANLNGNVSISGNVSASGSVMDAGGNSNHHSH encoded by the coding sequence ATGAGTTTATCTCGTCGAATTGGCACGATAAGCGCGGTAGATGAGGCTCGCGTGATGGTGCGTGTTCGCCTGCCTGAGTGTGACAATCTGCGTACGGCCTGGCTGCCAGTATTACAGCGTAATACGCAGAATAATAAGGATTATTGGTTGCCGGATATTGGCGAACAGGTTGAGGTTCTGCTGGATGACAACGGCGAAGACGGCCTGGTGCTGGGAGCGATTTATTCCGCCGCCGATGTGCCAATGCTGGCGGATAAGGACAAAAGGGCGGTAACGTTCGCTGACGGTGCGCATATTGAATACGATCGCCGGACGCATACGCTAACGATCAACGGCGGTGTGCAGCATATTGCGATTAGCAGCGGTGTTGACGTGGTGGTTAACGCCCAGCGGGTCACCATTAATGCGCCAGAAACGACGGTGACGGGCAAGCTACTGGTGCAAGGGCAACTCACCTACGAGAGCGGGATGTCCGGTTCCGGCGGTGCCAACCTCAATGGTAATGTCAGTATCTCTGGTAACGTCAGCGCTAGCGGCAGCGTCATGGATGCTGGCGGCAACTCTAATCACCACTCGCACTAA
- a CDS encoding phage tail protein: protein MFAVLGNIEFKVTAYWDGFNTSFGADYAEHGRIEGKPGLQFIGAKLDEITISLVFHKQYCTPDTELKRLAEAMRAHQAMALVFGNGDYRGWFVITALTSTSQHTDAKGNVLAMNAELTLREYIGDPKNPLKPPAIETPVPNVSAITTAVQKVSGFADSLRTAVTYAKKAQSAVKAVKTTVQIVKRMKNNPETALLQIPGLLTQVGNVLTPLSEVEPAFKKAAEAISETAVQAEKMMPEITAVNKAANEMLKQVKQVATLLQDVDSKNVIEKLEAISKHVDAASDTFKGAEPALSKLTAEIVKRVKQYAP from the coding sequence ATGTTTGCGGTATTAGGAAATATTGAATTTAAAGTGACCGCCTACTGGGACGGCTTTAATACGTCATTCGGCGCAGATTATGCCGAGCATGGCCGTATTGAAGGCAAACCTGGCCTTCAGTTCATCGGTGCGAAGCTGGACGAGATTACTATTAGTCTGGTGTTTCACAAGCAGTACTGCACGCCCGATACGGAGCTGAAGCGGTTGGCTGAGGCGATGCGGGCGCATCAGGCAATGGCTTTGGTCTTCGGTAATGGGGATTATCGCGGCTGGTTTGTGATTACGGCACTGACCTCGACCAGCCAGCATACCGACGCGAAAGGCAACGTGTTGGCAATGAATGCAGAGCTTACGCTGCGAGAATATATTGGCGATCCGAAGAATCCACTCAAGCCGCCAGCGATAGAGACCCCTGTTCCTAACGTCAGCGCCATCACCACGGCGGTCCAGAAAGTGAGCGGCTTTGCGGACTCACTACGCACGGCTGTCACGTATGCCAAGAAGGCGCAGTCTGCCGTTAAGGCGGTGAAAACCACCGTTCAGATTGTAAAACGGATGAAGAACAATCCCGAAACCGCGCTGTTGCAAATTCCCGGGCTGCTAACGCAAGTCGGGAATGTATTGACGCCGTTAAGTGAGGTGGAACCGGCGTTTAAAAAAGCGGCAGAGGCCATATCTGAGACGGCGGTTCAGGCAGAGAAGATGATGCCTGAAATTACAGCGGTTAATAAAGCGGCGAATGAAATGCTGAAACAGGTCAAGCAAGTTGCCACCTTGTTGCAGGACGTCGACAGCAAAAATGTTATCGAGAAGCTGGAGGCCATCAGCAAACATGTTGATGCCGCGAGCGACACATTTAAAGGCGCTGAACCTGCGCTAAGCAAACTGACTGCGGAAATCGTGAAGAGGGTTAAACAATATGCACCTTGA